From Topomyia yanbarensis strain Yona2022 chromosome 1, ASM3024719v1, whole genome shotgun sequence, one genomic window encodes:
- the LOC131677781 gene encoding zinc finger protein 62-like, with the protein MMEPCCRLCGYNSADLVNVYTDQGETTEYVKKINRYLYLLVTPDDDLPKAICWMCSQQLDSFHKFHEKINEIQQRLLKDRYLEYVIELDQKYTGNEIEIEEHSVEEVQKESEEARQHEADTAEEYSTIQLIPSHDDSFLVVKTESISSMITNNQTSQENTQEKSKQSASVVEVFEIRRSTRKRSSIVRTNADNEESSESEESEDEIQLKQKTHLRKYAAVCRNAPEQPKFLLNRTSNISVVSTRTSPRNAAKNNKQQQPEEGSQRALVRPVRDCGAIEEDGSDIELPARDSDNEEWPAAETMEKFPSTIIKDGLLTVKGKELMQMINSFYNLQCDLCKDSSTRFKTLPGLFTHHKTIHKHDGYVVCCQMKMWRYPAVIMHMARHIQPEAFKCDICGYMVTRPRFLAAHRQTHLPEDQKPYACEHCPKRFCWKRALQVHLNLHKAPGERAIYMCTTCDKTYDTPGGLSAHKKNVHAKTKTPKAPHVCEICANKFATHSGLKEHMVTIHQPREKGQLQCPECFKWLMNSRCLRVHMQLHSKDDIACDQCNYKTKKESLLRRHKITHHQEERPFNCDKCSSTFKHKRALTVHVGLKHGQEKTSYKCNFCDRTFASSTNFYTHRKNKHPEELAAMKEQHEQERKLQRIKAGIEPDDIPSAQESTISTASDGTHIITIKSRRNGLQNQVDTVTVLDVVEFSENEENMFDA; encoded by the exons atGATGGAACCGTGCTGTAGGCTGTGTGGCTACAATTCCGCAGATCTGGTAAATGTTTACACAGACCAGGGCGAAACTACTGAATACGTAAAAAAGATAAACCGATACCTCTACCTCTTGGTAACTCCTGACGATGACCTGCCGAAAGCGATCTGCTGGATGTGTTCGCAACAACTGGATTCATTTCATAAGTTTCATGAGAAAATCAACGAAATTCAGCAGCGATTGCTAAAGGACCGCTATCTTGAATACGTTATTGAGCTAGATCAGAAATACACAGGAAATGAAATCGAAATCGAGGAGCACAGCGTGGAGGAAGTGCAGAAAGAATCGGAGGAAGCTCGACAGCATGAAGCGGATACAGCCGAAGAATACTCAACTATTCAGCTAATACCGTCTCACGATGATTCATTTCTGGTAGTGAAAACAGAATCAATTTCTTCAATGATCACGAACAATCAAACGAGTCAGGAAAATACGCAGGAGAAATCTAAACAATCCGCTTCTGTAGTGGAGGTGTTCGAAATTCGAAGAAGTACACGCAAGAGAAGCTCAATTGTACGCACAAATGCAGACAATGAGGAGAGCAGTGAAAGTGAAGAGAGTGAGGATGAAATTCAGCTAAAACAAAAAACACATCTACGAAAATATGCCGCGGTTTGTCGAAATGCCCCAGAGCAACCCAAATTTTTGCTCAACAGAACCTCGAACATATCTGTGGTATCTACTCGAACAAGCCCTAGAAATGCagctaaaaacaataaacagcaACAACCGGAAGAAGGCAGTCAACGTGCTTTGGTAAGGCCAGTTCGTGACTGTGGAGCAATTGAGGAAGATGGTAGCGATATCGAATTACCTGCTCGCGACTCTGATAACGAAGAATGGCCGGCGGCGGAAACAATGGAAAAGTTTCCTTCTACAATAATCAAGGACGGTTTGTTGACAGTGAAAGGCAAAGAGCTTATGCAGATGATCAATAG CTTCTACAATCTACAGTGCGATTTGTGTAAAGATTCATCAACGCGGTTCAA AACACTACCAGGACTATTCACTCATCATAAAACAATTCACAAACACGATGGATATGTCGTTTGCTGTCAGATGAAAATGTGGCGCTATCCAGCGGTAATTATGCATATGGCACGCCACATTCAACCAGAAGCTTTCAA GTGTGATATTTGCGGATATATGGTAACAAGACCAAGATTCCTTGCAGCTCACAGACAAACCCATTTACCTGAAGATCAAAAACCATACGCTTGTGAGCACTGTCCGAAAAGATTCTGTTGGAAACGAGCTCTTCAGGTACATCTTAATCTACACAAGGCACCAGGAGAAAGGGCGATTTACATGTGTACCACATGTGATAAAAC GTATGATACACCTGGAGGATTGTCAGCGCACAAGAAAAATGTCCATGCCAAAACTAAGACACCAAAGGCGCCCCACGTTTGCGAAATTTGTGCGAACAAATTTGCTACCCACTCAGGGCTGAAGGAGCATATGGTCACTATCCACCAACCACGCGAGAAAGGCCAACTGCAATGCCCCGAATGTTTCAAATGGCTGATGAACAGTCGATGCCTTAGGGTGCACATGCAATTGCATTCCAAGGACGATATAGCTTGTGATCAGTGTAACTACAAGACGAAGAAAGAATCGCTCTTAAGgcgacataaaattacacatcACCAAGAAGAAAGGCCCTTTAACTGTGACAAATGCAGTAGTACATTTAAACATAAGCGAGCATTAACCGTTCACGTTGGACTTAAGCACGGTCAAGAGAAAACCAGTTACAAATGCAACTTCTGCGATCGAACATTTGCAAGCTCTACCAATTTCTACACCCATCGAAAAAACAAACACCCAGAGGAGCTAGCTGCTATGAAAGAACAACATGAACAGGAAAGAAAATTACAAAGAATAAAGGCCGGCATTGAACCGGATGACATTCCATCTGCTCAAGAATCAACGATTTCGACTGCTTCGGATGGGACGCACATCATAACCATCAAGAGCAGGAGAAATGGACTTCAGAACCAAGTGGATACAGTGACGGTGTTAGATGTGGTAGAATTCTCCGAAAATGAAGAAAACATGTTCGACGCATAG
- the LOC131677783 gene encoding uncharacterized protein LOC131677783, whose protein sequence is MRRQKLERTSKIRKLSPYMDDAGIIRSDSRIPEASFAAYDTRFPIILPKEHVVTRMLLEWYHRTFLHANGETVVNEVRQRFYVSTLRTIVRQIARECVMCKANKAVPVIPRMAPLPVARVKAFERPFSYVGIDYFGPIAVRVNRSTAKRWIALFTCLTTRAIHLEVVHTLTTESCKQAIRRFVGRRGSPAEIRSDQGTNFVGANNELRKEMIAIDGQLAESFTNTNTRWIFNPPAAPHMGGAWERLVRSVKVSLAAMYTSRIPNEETLATLVIEAESVVNSRPLTFIPLEAEQQEALTPNHFLLSSSRGVVQPPKEQAEPKMVCRGDWQLCQAMLNQFWRRWVREYLPTIARRTKWFEETKPIEVGDLVVIVEEKIRNGWVRGRVVQVMKGSDGRIRDAVIQTADGIKWRPVAKLARLDVDRGKTGADSPDQPYGSGNVTEDRTSPSSTPRLQESAARQVQD, encoded by the coding sequence ATGAGGCGACAGAAACTTGAGAGAACTAGCAAAATCAGGAAACTGTCACCATACATGGACGACGCTGGAATTATCCGTTCAGATTCCAGGATCCCTGAGGCCTCATTCGCGGCGTACGATACCCGATTTCCGATAATACTACCTAAGGAGCATGTAGTCACCCGTATGCTGCTGGAGTGGTATCACAGGACATTCCTGCATGCTAATGGGGAGACTGTCGTCAATGAGGTGAGGCAGCGCTTCTATGTGTCTACGCTGCGCACGATAGTACGGCAGATAGCGAGGGAGTGTGTGATGTGCAAAGCAAACAAGGCAGTTCCGGTGATCCCACGCATGGCGCCGCTTCCGGTGGCCAGAGTAAAGGCCTTCGAACGTCCGTTTTCCTACGTAGGAATTGACTACTTCGGACCAATCGCTGTTCGAGTCAACCGCAGCACTGCGAAGAGATGGATTGCATTGTTCACGTGTCTCACAACCCGTGCAATTCACCTTGAGGTTGTACACACGCTGACGACCGAATCCTGCAAGCAAGCAATACGACGATTTGTCGGACGAAGAGGGTCCCCGGCGGAAATACGTAGCGACCAAGGAACGAACTTCGTTGGGGCAAACAACGAGCTGCGCAAGGAGATGATCGCCATAGACGGACAGCTTGCAGAATCCTTCACCAATACGAACACTCGGTGGATATTCAACCCACCTGCGGCGCCGCACATGGGAGGTGCTTGGGAACGGTTGGTGAGGTCGGTCAAAGTATCTCTGGCGGCGATGTATACGTCCAGGATTCCGAACGAGGAGACACTGGCTACTCTTGTGATCGAAGCGGAAAGCGTCGTCAACTCCAGACCGTTAACTTTCATTCCCCTCGAGGCGGAGCAGCAAGAGGCGTTGACACCGAACCATTTTCTCTTGTCGAGTTCCCGTGGAGTGGTACAGCCGCCGAAGGagcaagcggagccaaagatgGTTTGCAGAGGAGATTGGCAGCTGTGCCAAGCTATGTTGAACCAGTTCTGGCGCAGATGGGTACGAGAGTATCTCCCAACTATTGCTCGCAGAACAAAGTGGTTCGAAGAGACGAAACCGATTGAAGTTGGAGACTTGGTAGTCATCGTTGAAGAGAAAATTCGCAACGGTTGGGTTCGGGGTCGGGTCGTTCAAGTCATGAAAGGAAGTGATGGAAGAATACGTGATGCGGTGATACAGACTGCCGACGGAATCAAATGGCGACCGGTGGCCAAACTGGCGAGACTGGATGTAGATAGAGGTAAGACTGGAGCGGACTCACCTGACCAGCCTTACGGGTCGGGGAATGTTACGGAGGATCGCACCAGTCCCTCGAGTACCCCCCGGTTGCAGGAAAGCGCGGCGCGTCAAGTGCAGGACTGA
- the LOC131677782 gene encoding ER membrane protein complex subunit 1-like isoform X2, whose protein sequence is MNWITSKLNLRLLVLLGTLQLVCSLYEDQIGKFDWRQHYVGKVKYGAFDPSSSDRIIVATQSNVLAAISSKTSEILWRQVLEKSPRGDVKLLYVPSQGNGVQSTGSRYNKAFDVITVTGVSPALVRGWNSNTGALEWEWSLLPTSPEKAESAEWFITDNILYHVIPVWASHIEVTEYIATSGQQGKQATTRLEAPWIAEGNCVLTAPYFACVKGEQILAMDLVSDSDQIITKNLEKGMLNPPRRLFGDQAIIQDNRIYWVTSDRTVQLNPEDAVLVDDSIIEGERVLLLASVNRAQNTLKVSATKLMDNTRYAAIDFTSDYPETLGTPNIMSVRCKSSSSSSGQLACRLLISSADGALTLVQSGKVKWIREEALADVETADFLDLTLSDAEGAIEEELNNKNGDVFGALQRRITSQISHVKNLVLHVLGLGPAPSKAQKAGLVRDDFGLHKMLIVVTSSGKMFGIDNISGKQHWVRYLPEITSFGNGQNMKLLVQRTSRFYPLAAQCVILGRDKRTKNGIIYQFNPITGQPVNGGIIQLPYKIQQITLLHETGPDFLKGLLILDEKNEAHVLPESSAKYANNVYIFSADRETTTIRGYFIEFLSGKLSTIPMWTVNLGGAGKGQKIIAIEGKNPIEHVHSQGRVLADRSVMYKYINPNLVAVATHGPDNIHKYILNIHLLDVVSGSIVFSMSHKRVRPPLHMVHSENWLVYSYYNDKVRRTEISSLELYEGKTQTNSTAWSSLDAPPLPLVERQTYILPVAVASMKETITEKGITNKHVLIGLSTGAIAEMSWALLDPRRPVTSPEKAREEGIIPYMPELPMPHEIIINYNQTIANMKGIYTAPSGLESSCLVFAHGLDIFVTRVAPSKTFDLLKEDFDYFLITVVLVLLSSTSYIVKLFASRKAVKQAWK, encoded by the exons ATGAATTGGATAACTAGTAAATTAAATCTACGTTTGTTAGTACTGCTTGGTACACTGCAGCTGGTGTGTAGCTTGTACGAGGACCAGATAGGCAAATTCGATTG GCGACAGCATTATGTCGGTAAAGTTAAGTATGGTGCATTTGATCCTAGTTCTTCGGATCGAATAATCGTTGCTACCCAAAGTAATGTCTTGGCAGCAATTAGTTCCAAGACCAGCGAGATTCTATGGCGTCAAGTGTTGGAGAAAAGTCCCCGAGGAGATGTAAAGCTATTATACGTTCCGTCCCAAGGAAACGGGGTTCAATCGACTGGAAGCCGCTATAATAAAGCTTTTGATGTGATAACCGTTACTGGAGTAAGTCCAGCGCTTGTACGAGGTTGGAATTCTAATACCGGGGCATTGGAATGGGAATGGTCCCTTTTACCAACATCGCCGGAGAAGGCCGAAAGCGCTGAGTGGTTCATTACGGATAACATTTTATACCATGTTATCCCAGTATGGGCATCGCACATCGAGGTTACAGAATATATTGCTACAAGTGGTCAGCAGGGGAAGCAGGCTACAACTCGTCTCGAAGCCCCTTGGATCGCCGAGGGAAACTGCGTACTAACTGCTCCATATTTTGCTTGTGTCAAAGGCGAACAAATTTTAGCAATGGATCTAGTATCCGACAGTGACCAAATAATCACAAAAAATCTAGAGAAAGGCATGTTAAATCCACCAAGACGGTTATTTGGTGACCAAGCAATTATTCAAGATAATCGAATTTACTGGGTAACTTCCGATCGGACAGTCCAATTGAACCCAGAAGACGCCGTTCTAGTGGACGATAGCATCATCGAAGGTGAGCGAGTTCTACTGCTCGCATCAGTTAATAGAGCTCAAAATACACTGAAAGTTTCTGCAACGAAGCTGATGGACAACACCCGGTATGCAGCAATTGATTTTACTTCTGATTATCCGGAAACCCTGGGAACACCGAACATAATGTCGGTCCGTTGTAAATCAAGCTCCAGTTCTAGTGGCCAGTTAGCTTGTCGGTTGCTTATTTCCAGCGCGGACGGTGCACTTACTCTGGTACAGTCGGGTAAAGTTAAATGGATTCGCGAGGAAGCACTGGCCGATGTTGAAACGGCAGACTTTTTGGATCTAACCTTGTCGGATGCGGAAGGGGCAATCGAGGAAGAGttaaacaacaaaaatg ggGACGTGTTCGGTGCGTTGCAACGCCGCATCACCAGTCAAATAAGCcatgtgaaaaatttggttttgcaTGTCCTTGGCCTTGGTCCTGCGCCGTCTAAAGCTCAAAAGGCTGGTCTAGTCCGAGATGATTTCGGACTACATAAAATGCTGATTGTTGTAACCAGCAGTGGTAAAATGTTTGGCATTGACAACATCAGTGGTAAGCAACACTGGGTTCGATACCTTCCGGAGATAACCAGTTTCGGCAATGGGCAAAATATGAAACTGTTGGTTCAGAGAACTTCTCGATTCTATCCACTGGCAGCACAATGCGTTATCCTTGGTAGAGATAAACGTACTAAAAATGGAATAATCTATCAGTTCAATCCAATCACTGGACAACCCGTAAACGGGGGAATCATTCAGTTGCCGTACAAAATTCAGCAGATAACTCTTCTGCACGAGACAGGGCCAGACTTTTTGAAAGGTTTGCTTATTCTGGATGAGAAAAACGAAGCTCACGTATTACCGGAAAGTTCTGCCAAGTACGCTAACAACGTCTACATCTTCAGCGCTGATCGTGAAACTACCACAATCAGGGGATATTTTATTGAATTCCTCTCTGGGAAGCTTAGTACGATTCCAATGTGGACCGTAAATCTCGGGGGAGCAGGAAAGGGACAGAAAATTATTGCAATCGAAGGTAAAAATCCAATTGAACATGTGCACTCACAAGGTCGCGTTTTAGCCGATCGATCGGTGATGTACAAGTACATCAACCCCAATCTGGTTGCGGTGGCAACTCATGGACCAGACAACATACACAAAT ACATTTTGAACATTCATCTTTTGGACGTCGTATCAGGATCTATTGTATTTTCCATGTCACACAAACGCGTTCGACCACCGCTGCACATGGTTCACTCTGAAAACTGGCTCGTATATTCCTACTATAATGACAAAGTTCGCCGAACAGAGATCT CATCCCTTGAACTGTACGAAGGCAAAACCCAAACCAATAGCACCGCGTGGAGTTCATTGGATGCCCCTCCGCTGCCATTGGTGGAGCGACAAACATACATTTTACCAGTAGCCGTCGCTTCAATGAAAGAAACAATTACCGAGAAGGGCATTACAAATAAACATGTTCTCA TCGGCCTTAGTACCGGTGCAATAGCTGAAATGTCCTGGGCATTATTGGATCCTAGGCGCCCAGTGACATCACCCGAAAAAGCCCGCGAAGAAGGCATCATTCCATACATGCCCGAGTTGCCGATGCCTCACGAGATAATCATCAACTACAACCAGACGATTGCCAACATGAAGGGCATCTACACTGCTCCGTCAGGTCTGGAAAGTTCGTGCCTTGTGTTCGCTCACGGTTTGGACATATTCGTTACCAGAGTTGCTCCTTCGAAAACGTTCGATCTGTTGAAGGAGGATTTCGATTACTTTCTAATCACGGTCGTGCTTGTGCTACTCTCTAGCACGTCTTATATTGTGAAGCTCTTCGCCTCGAGGAAAGCTGTCAAGCAAGCGTGGAAATAA
- the LOC131677782 gene encoding ER membrane protein complex subunit 1-like isoform X1: MNWITSKLNLRLLVLLGTLQLVCSLYEDQIGKFDWRQHYVGKVKYGAFDPSSSDRIIVATQSNVLAAISSKTSEILWRQVLEKSPRGDVKLLYVPSQGNGVQSTGSRYNKAFDVITVTGVSPALVRGWNSNTGALEWEWSLLPTSPEKAESAEWFITDNILYHVIPVWASHIEVTEYIATSGQQGKQATTRLEAPWIAEGNCVLTAPYFACVKGEQILAMDLVSDSDQIITKNLEKGMLNPPRRLFGDQAIIQDNRIYWVTSDRTVQLNPEDAVLVDDSIIEGERVLLLASVNRAQNTLKVSATKLMDNTRYAAIDFTSDYPETLGTPNIMSVRCKSSSSSSGQLACRLLISSADGALTLVQSGKVKWIREEALADVETADFLDLTLSDAEGAIEEELNNKNEDNALEWDVFGALQRRITSQISHVKNLVLHVLGLGPAPSKAQKAGLVRDDFGLHKMLIVVTSSGKMFGIDNISGKQHWVRYLPEITSFGNGQNMKLLVQRTSRFYPLAAQCVILGRDKRTKNGIIYQFNPITGQPVNGGIIQLPYKIQQITLLHETGPDFLKGLLILDEKNEAHVLPESSAKYANNVYIFSADRETTTIRGYFIEFLSGKLSTIPMWTVNLGGAGKGQKIIAIEGKNPIEHVHSQGRVLADRSVMYKYINPNLVAVATHGPDNIHKYILNIHLLDVVSGSIVFSMSHKRVRPPLHMVHSENWLVYSYYNDKVRRTEISSLELYEGKTQTNSTAWSSLDAPPLPLVERQTYILPVAVASMKETITEKGITNKHVLIGLSTGAIAEMSWALLDPRRPVTSPEKAREEGIIPYMPELPMPHEIIINYNQTIANMKGIYTAPSGLESSCLVFAHGLDIFVTRVAPSKTFDLLKEDFDYFLITVVLVLLSSTSYIVKLFASRKAVKQAWK; the protein is encoded by the exons ATGAATTGGATAACTAGTAAATTAAATCTACGTTTGTTAGTACTGCTTGGTACACTGCAGCTGGTGTGTAGCTTGTACGAGGACCAGATAGGCAAATTCGATTG GCGACAGCATTATGTCGGTAAAGTTAAGTATGGTGCATTTGATCCTAGTTCTTCGGATCGAATAATCGTTGCTACCCAAAGTAATGTCTTGGCAGCAATTAGTTCCAAGACCAGCGAGATTCTATGGCGTCAAGTGTTGGAGAAAAGTCCCCGAGGAGATGTAAAGCTATTATACGTTCCGTCCCAAGGAAACGGGGTTCAATCGACTGGAAGCCGCTATAATAAAGCTTTTGATGTGATAACCGTTACTGGAGTAAGTCCAGCGCTTGTACGAGGTTGGAATTCTAATACCGGGGCATTGGAATGGGAATGGTCCCTTTTACCAACATCGCCGGAGAAGGCCGAAAGCGCTGAGTGGTTCATTACGGATAACATTTTATACCATGTTATCCCAGTATGGGCATCGCACATCGAGGTTACAGAATATATTGCTACAAGTGGTCAGCAGGGGAAGCAGGCTACAACTCGTCTCGAAGCCCCTTGGATCGCCGAGGGAAACTGCGTACTAACTGCTCCATATTTTGCTTGTGTCAAAGGCGAACAAATTTTAGCAATGGATCTAGTATCCGACAGTGACCAAATAATCACAAAAAATCTAGAGAAAGGCATGTTAAATCCACCAAGACGGTTATTTGGTGACCAAGCAATTATTCAAGATAATCGAATTTACTGGGTAACTTCCGATCGGACAGTCCAATTGAACCCAGAAGACGCCGTTCTAGTGGACGATAGCATCATCGAAGGTGAGCGAGTTCTACTGCTCGCATCAGTTAATAGAGCTCAAAATACACTGAAAGTTTCTGCAACGAAGCTGATGGACAACACCCGGTATGCAGCAATTGATTTTACTTCTGATTATCCGGAAACCCTGGGAACACCGAACATAATGTCGGTCCGTTGTAAATCAAGCTCCAGTTCTAGTGGCCAGTTAGCTTGTCGGTTGCTTATTTCCAGCGCGGACGGTGCACTTACTCTGGTACAGTCGGGTAAAGTTAAATGGATTCGCGAGGAAGCACTGGCCGATGTTGAAACGGCAGACTTTTTGGATCTAACCTTGTCGGATGCGGAAGGGGCAATCGAGGAAGAGttaaacaacaaaaatg AGGACAACGCTTTAGAAT ggGACGTGTTCGGTGCGTTGCAACGCCGCATCACCAGTCAAATAAGCcatgtgaaaaatttggttttgcaTGTCCTTGGCCTTGGTCCTGCGCCGTCTAAAGCTCAAAAGGCTGGTCTAGTCCGAGATGATTTCGGACTACATAAAATGCTGATTGTTGTAACCAGCAGTGGTAAAATGTTTGGCATTGACAACATCAGTGGTAAGCAACACTGGGTTCGATACCTTCCGGAGATAACCAGTTTCGGCAATGGGCAAAATATGAAACTGTTGGTTCAGAGAACTTCTCGATTCTATCCACTGGCAGCACAATGCGTTATCCTTGGTAGAGATAAACGTACTAAAAATGGAATAATCTATCAGTTCAATCCAATCACTGGACAACCCGTAAACGGGGGAATCATTCAGTTGCCGTACAAAATTCAGCAGATAACTCTTCTGCACGAGACAGGGCCAGACTTTTTGAAAGGTTTGCTTATTCTGGATGAGAAAAACGAAGCTCACGTATTACCGGAAAGTTCTGCCAAGTACGCTAACAACGTCTACATCTTCAGCGCTGATCGTGAAACTACCACAATCAGGGGATATTTTATTGAATTCCTCTCTGGGAAGCTTAGTACGATTCCAATGTGGACCGTAAATCTCGGGGGAGCAGGAAAGGGACAGAAAATTATTGCAATCGAAGGTAAAAATCCAATTGAACATGTGCACTCACAAGGTCGCGTTTTAGCCGATCGATCGGTGATGTACAAGTACATCAACCCCAATCTGGTTGCGGTGGCAACTCATGGACCAGACAACATACACAAAT ACATTTTGAACATTCATCTTTTGGACGTCGTATCAGGATCTATTGTATTTTCCATGTCACACAAACGCGTTCGACCACCGCTGCACATGGTTCACTCTGAAAACTGGCTCGTATATTCCTACTATAATGACAAAGTTCGCCGAACAGAGATCT CATCCCTTGAACTGTACGAAGGCAAAACCCAAACCAATAGCACCGCGTGGAGTTCATTGGATGCCCCTCCGCTGCCATTGGTGGAGCGACAAACATACATTTTACCAGTAGCCGTCGCTTCAATGAAAGAAACAATTACCGAGAAGGGCATTACAAATAAACATGTTCTCA TCGGCCTTAGTACCGGTGCAATAGCTGAAATGTCCTGGGCATTATTGGATCCTAGGCGCCCAGTGACATCACCCGAAAAAGCCCGCGAAGAAGGCATCATTCCATACATGCCCGAGTTGCCGATGCCTCACGAGATAATCATCAACTACAACCAGACGATTGCCAACATGAAGGGCATCTACACTGCTCCGTCAGGTCTGGAAAGTTCGTGCCTTGTGTTCGCTCACGGTTTGGACATATTCGTTACCAGAGTTGCTCCTTCGAAAACGTTCGATCTGTTGAAGGAGGATTTCGATTACTTTCTAATCACGGTCGTGCTTGTGCTACTCTCTAGCACGTCTTATATTGTGAAGCTCTTCGCCTCGAGGAAAGCTGTCAAGCAAGCGTGGAAATAA